A genomic window from Alphaproteobacteria bacterium includes:
- a CDS encoding dihydrodipicolinate synthase family protein: MSARLDETAKGVFIIAATPFTDAGAVDYDSVDSLTDFYIGCGVHGFTLLGMMGEAHKLTPDESLSVVKRVITRAGGRKVIVGVSHAAIDPLRRLSHEVMAAGAAGVMVAPTPGLKGDDALYGYYRQVFEALGPDVPVVYQDYPQATGVFLPVPLFNRMVAEFPQLVMLKHEDAPALNKITRIREAESKGQRRVSILVGNGGIYYPQELRRGVDGAMTGFAWPEMLVQVHALFAAGKAEEGEDLFDIYLPLVRHEVQPGIGLALRKEVLRRRGAIKSAKQRAPGSSLTAADVVELDNLIARLERRLAAAGKARPLAAE, translated from the coding sequence ATGTCCGCGCGCCTCGACGAAACCGCCAAGGGCGTCTTCATCATCGCCGCCACGCCGTTCACCGATGCGGGCGCGGTCGACTACGACAGCGTCGATTCGCTGACCGACTTCTATATCGGCTGCGGCGTGCACGGCTTCACCCTGCTGGGCATGATGGGCGAGGCGCACAAGCTGACGCCCGACGAGTCGCTTTCCGTGGTCAAGCGCGTGATCACGCGCGCCGGCGGGCGCAAGGTGATCGTCGGCGTCAGCCACGCCGCGATCGATCCGCTGCGCCGCCTGTCGCACGAGGTGATGGCGGCCGGCGCCGCCGGCGTGATGGTGGCGCCGACGCCGGGGCTGAAGGGCGATGATGCGCTCTACGGCTACTACAGGCAGGTGTTCGAGGCGCTCGGCCCCGACGTTCCCGTGGTCTACCAGGACTACCCGCAGGCCACCGGCGTGTTCCTGCCGGTGCCGCTGTTCAACCGCATGGTGGCGGAGTTCCCGCAGCTGGTGATGCTCAAGCACGAGGATGCGCCGGCGCTGAACAAGATCACCCGCATCCGCGAGGCAGAGTCCAAGGGACAGCGGCGTGTGTCGATCCTGGTCGGCAATGGCGGCATCTACTATCCGCAGGAGCTGCGCCGCGGCGTCGATGGCGCGATGACCGGCTTCGCCTGGCCCGAGATGCTGGTGCAGGTGCATGCGCTGTTCGCCGCCGGGAAGGCGGAGGAGGGCGAGGACCTGTTCGACATCTACCTGCCGCTCGTGCGCCACGAGGTGCAGCCGGGCATCGGCTTGGCGCTGCGCAAGGAAGTCCTGCGCCGCCGCGGTGCAATCAAGAGCGCGAAGCAACGTGCGCCGGGCTCGTCGCTGACCGCCGCCGACGTGGTCGAGCTGGACAACCTGATCGCACGCCTCGAACGCCGTCTCGCCGCGGCCGGCAAGGCGCGACCGCTGGCGGCGGAGTAG